The proteins below come from a single Portunus trituberculatus isolate SZX2019 chromosome 34, ASM1759143v1, whole genome shotgun sequence genomic window:
- the LOC123512877 gene encoding uncharacterized protein LOC123512877 isoform X3 gives MMTASRKHEAHFLSLVILENVNAVVDAMEDFAVSPCLVTLSLASMLQGAQGNTTTLTPEREDRTSPPPLARSGYLDLCCGVSQVCGANLVCVSCLCRCKKNYIYKMTTKTCEAQFNATTFTTTTNTATKNTSTGRKGLLPGQPCASASACVVGLVCQKSRCKCPDPCVYVAEQEACDCGPVEVSLVWPVIIGVSVGLVIIAFWLSCIAASINKHKDERNKVMQLQQHQQPVPRISTLGAAYGTAHLNVPPPPTPSATSPGPPLAPTPTHKALRISRQSVAPTMPTMPLQPVFRYEELKGYKVRR, from the exons ATGATGACGGCCAGCAGGAAACACGAAGCCCATTTTCTTTCGCTAGTTATTTTAGAAAACGTGAATGCGGTGGTGGATGCCATGGAGGATTTTGCTGTTTCGCCTTGTCTTGTCACTCTCTCCCTGGCCAGTATGCTGCAAG gtgctcaaggaaacacaacaacactgacaccggaaagagaggatagaacat caccaccaccactagcgagGTCTGGCTACCTGGATCTGTGTTGTGGCGTGAGTCAGGTGTGTGGCGCCAACCTGGTGTGTGTCTCCTGCCTCTGTCGCTGTAAAAA AAACTACATTTACAAGATGACCACGAAGACTTGCGAGGCTCAGTTCAatgccaccaccttcaccaccaccaccaacaccgccaccaagAACACCAGCACAGGAAGGAAGGGGCTGCTACCGGGACAGCCGTGTGCCTCCGCCTCGGCCTGTGTCGTGGGACTGGTGTGTCAAAAGTCCAGGTGTAAATGCCCAGA CCCGTGCGTGTACGTGGCGGAGCAGGAGGCGTGTGACTGTGGCCCGGTGGAGGTGAGTCTCGTGTGGCCAGTCATCATTGGAGTGTCCGTCGGCCTCGTGATCATTGCCTTCTGGTTGTCCTGCATCGCTGCGTCTATCAATAa acaCAAGGATGAGCGCAATAAGGTGATGCAgctacaacaacatcaacaaccagTGCCAAGAATATCAACACTCGGGGCAGCTTACGGCACTGCCCACCTCAATGTGCCACCGCCCCCAACACCCTCAGCCACCTCCCCAGGGCCGCCCCTCGCTCCCACGCCCACGCACAAGGCTCTCAGGATCTCCAGGCAGTCTGTAGCACCCACAATGCCCACGATGCCTCTCCAGCCTGTCTTccg
- the LOC123512877 gene encoding uncharacterized protein LOC123512877 isoform X1 has product MMTASRKHEAHFLSLVILENVNAVVDAMEDFAVSPCLVTLSLASMLQGAQGNTTTLTPEREDRTSPPPLARSGYLDLCCGVSQVCGANLVCVSCLCRCKKNYIYKMTTKTCEAQFNATTFTTTTNTATKNTSTGRKGLLPGQPCASASACVVGLVCQKSRCKCPDPCVYVAEQEACDCGPVEVSLVWPVIIGVSVGLVIIAFWLSCIAASINKHKDERNKVMQLQQHQQPVPRISTLGAAYGTAHLNVPPPPTPSATSPGPPLAPTPTHKALRISRQSVAPTMPTMPLQPVFRTGRPRILKGRPTPLIYGATPPVPPDFSELFLYVCLFIFFVLKI; this is encoded by the exons ATGATGACGGCCAGCAGGAAACACGAAGCCCATTTTCTTTCGCTAGTTATTTTAGAAAACGTGAATGCGGTGGTGGATGCCATGGAGGATTTTGCTGTTTCGCCTTGTCTTGTCACTCTCTCCCTGGCCAGTATGCTGCAAG gtgctcaaggaaacacaacaacactgacaccggaaagagaggatagaacat caccaccaccactagcgagGTCTGGCTACCTGGATCTGTGTTGTGGCGTGAGTCAGGTGTGTGGCGCCAACCTGGTGTGTGTCTCCTGCCTCTGTCGCTGTAAAAA AAACTACATTTACAAGATGACCACGAAGACTTGCGAGGCTCAGTTCAatgccaccaccttcaccaccaccaccaacaccgccaccaagAACACCAGCACAGGAAGGAAGGGGCTGCTACCGGGACAGCCGTGTGCCTCCGCCTCGGCCTGTGTCGTGGGACTGGTGTGTCAAAAGTCCAGGTGTAAATGCCCAGA CCCGTGCGTGTACGTGGCGGAGCAGGAGGCGTGTGACTGTGGCCCGGTGGAGGTGAGTCTCGTGTGGCCAGTCATCATTGGAGTGTCCGTCGGCCTCGTGATCATTGCCTTCTGGTTGTCCTGCATCGCTGCGTCTATCAATAa acaCAAGGATGAGCGCAATAAGGTGATGCAgctacaacaacatcaacaaccagTGCCAAGAATATCAACACTCGGGGCAGCTTACGGCACTGCCCACCTCAATGTGCCACCGCCCCCAACACCCTCAGCCACCTCCCCAGGGCCGCCCCTCGCTCCCACGCCCACGCACAAGGCTCTCAGGATCTCCAGGCAGTCTGTAGCACCCACAATGCCCACGATGCCTCTCCAGCCTGTCTTccg GACAGGAAGGCCCAGAATTTTGAAGGGGAGACCGACCCCT
- the LOC123512877 gene encoding uncharacterized protein LOC123512877 isoform X2, giving the protein MMTASRKHEAHFLSLVILENVNAVVDAMEDFAVSPCLVTLSLASMLQAPPPLARSGYLDLCCGVSQVCGANLVCVSCLCRCKKNYIYKMTTKTCEAQFNATTFTTTTNTATKNTSTGRKGLLPGQPCASASACVVGLVCQKSRCKCPDPCVYVAEQEACDCGPVEVSLVWPVIIGVSVGLVIIAFWLSCIAASINKHKDERNKVMQLQQHQQPVPRISTLGAAYGTAHLNVPPPPTPSATSPGPPLAPTPTHKALRISRQSVAPTMPTMPLQPVFRTGRPRILKGRPTPLIYGATPPVPPDFSELFLYVCLFIFFVLKI; this is encoded by the exons ATGATGACGGCCAGCAGGAAACACGAAGCCCATTTTCTTTCGCTAGTTATTTTAGAAAACGTGAATGCGGTGGTGGATGCCATGGAGGATTTTGCTGTTTCGCCTTGTCTTGTCACTCTCTCCCTGGCCAGTATGCTGCAAG caccaccaccactagcgagGTCTGGCTACCTGGATCTGTGTTGTGGCGTGAGTCAGGTGTGTGGCGCCAACCTGGTGTGTGTCTCCTGCCTCTGTCGCTGTAAAAA AAACTACATTTACAAGATGACCACGAAGACTTGCGAGGCTCAGTTCAatgccaccaccttcaccaccaccaccaacaccgccaccaagAACACCAGCACAGGAAGGAAGGGGCTGCTACCGGGACAGCCGTGTGCCTCCGCCTCGGCCTGTGTCGTGGGACTGGTGTGTCAAAAGTCCAGGTGTAAATGCCCAGA CCCGTGCGTGTACGTGGCGGAGCAGGAGGCGTGTGACTGTGGCCCGGTGGAGGTGAGTCTCGTGTGGCCAGTCATCATTGGAGTGTCCGTCGGCCTCGTGATCATTGCCTTCTGGTTGTCCTGCATCGCTGCGTCTATCAATAa acaCAAGGATGAGCGCAATAAGGTGATGCAgctacaacaacatcaacaaccagTGCCAAGAATATCAACACTCGGGGCAGCTTACGGCACTGCCCACCTCAATGTGCCACCGCCCCCAACACCCTCAGCCACCTCCCCAGGGCCGCCCCTCGCTCCCACGCCCACGCACAAGGCTCTCAGGATCTCCAGGCAGTCTGTAGCACCCACAATGCCCACGATGCCTCTCCAGCCTGTCTTccg GACAGGAAGGCCCAGAATTTTGAAGGGGAGACCGACCCCT